The Akkermansia muciniphila genome contains a region encoding:
- a CDS encoding autotransporter domain-containing protein — translation MRLRLPLSLRYVLLACAALFTTVASASVSNGDLGNVMYVGDSVTHGVNGGSWRWAMHKIFADNGISYTEKGIMTGNHSGGVAAGTSYGGRVFQNLHSSAASARAYEIAGRADGSSYGRFNGSNLKNWLGLSTEKTKGGTYTGQTLTGANTPDTFFLLAGTNDLLSDNNNSTLHLRLDGVTYLLLNDMDSMVSSIRTANSKADIFVMTVPCWTQHANGNMDETHQAVATYNESLKEWGAKNAANGVKVIDINAGIIDVASSNPFFGVHSMFNNPTADGLHPNAQGDLLMAGNMAKGMGYAGRSAGQARKAAHELGVNFGQAPAITQQTLTAKGFTANNVTISNNTINFNKSGSSTLTYNWGASQGQSGGYTVDFTLRLGNGATGGWDTTNNFSLNLGNGTLNVNEAYIQWGSTILYSKDMSANADAIRVAYVAGDNANGLGAGYYIWLGDVLIGEAQTAAGASSSGLTFSYSGTLDAILSNLALDGSLSYAPATAGITGPEALYLVNGGKPSLLKPGMIEWTTDAAATAIATAGANATYNVRNGTSSNIAVITGTGSTKFIYANNGAYGSADSHQDLWVTLGEGISSNNGWIGGHTSGDLYGDIHLRLAEGAIGKSTVFGVVNGGTVHGDIYLEFSSSTGTYDTSFTNGEADRTSVAGAYATAVDGDITLVFNDGVFSHRIFGGLYTGTQVISGSTSIYINGGTFMNEIYAGNKTQGTISGGTSLTITGTDAILGKADGDTWAWTLLCGGNKASGTINGGTTITLKDIAATTGDGSEHKFDKYAGTIDGKGGGTVNGEKKLVFNHYAASFLGTLQNFDKVQVTGNSDLALDLALGDTVTSLAVDEGSALRFNRDQGATLDITNNGTIRTSHNLTLKSADTGTGTYRVEGGTLDLAGQAVSGSISISAGALANTAGLGAKSVSVSGITGNINLGGLDGSKLNSINMGAGAGTISGLAGHADLSGADTQLRLSAANMGADGAGAILFNDPSGSSLTLGNLTLTLTADAVALLTAPGDYAFHITNGTLHADTNHITLSEYNGMAWDITRTEGGQVIISFGQLDALIIDKGGIKTITSSDTLGATPSVTNNGTLNINLSGATAPEDKKTTLRYLAGTESDAMVNTGTDSSVVITLLNETSADPDKPGNTAYAGSIEGAAQLVKDGGQRLTIDGRVTAAALDVQAGELVLQNRTQSSIISGALNVEQDAALTLNSASLAATDLTGSGTVNLNGGALLTITRDTLSDLMLNAAITGTGTLKLDNCNLILGADSNLGEDVLLHLGGGSLRLRDGSTIALEGLHQDREGGALHLGADGHLELASGDGKTYSFKGDITGTGSITHRGEGTQIILSSGNGHVDVSHTQAGGHLVLGDSGLAAGGSMAYRDISLGSNTRDAANPDVTADLSLLNDTTANTLSVASNGKLYLGGNPNQRAVQLVLTGNNGGVAADLASGSTLDITVNTETLARTADNAWASVKAENGSIRITGAEPSINVNIYGLGTAGDWAILPEFTVNALYAENGLVTADGDTWTADMVNLTYAGFANLVYGIDKLVSGDGKLFQVHFTKLGDSPLKGYASTDNQKAAAASLWAVTSSPENITPAMLEFLNAVGTAQALGDAGTIQSALSSYAGSGVTALHSAQKGALKDQVLHLRNRLTQMGASTQYINDDLPRFNAWIEGEGGYRKRDDRTDESGYKLNTWGGTFGFDVTCSDSFVWGAAFSASYGDLDAYMANGDLDSYYGNLFFRIQSGRWAHNVILTYGWNDASLDRTAGVPGAMYTMHGSTSGSSYGVFYEGTYDLYLNENKTSVFQPLANASVYRSRMDGFTESGGLGMSVDDMESTYGTVGLGGRLRGELSSNLAGRACMGELRAQVVQNLGDRKAAAALTPVGAPGAGFRVNGSREEATGLQVGAGLTIPVGYTSSVFADVNADFRSRASSVNGSIGYRMTF, via the coding sequence ATGCGTTTAAGATTACCCCTCTCTCTGAGATACGTTTTACTGGCGTGCGCCGCCCTGTTTACCACTGTGGCCTCCGCCTCCGTTTCCAACGGGGACCTGGGCAACGTCATGTATGTGGGGGACTCCGTCACCCATGGCGTCAATGGCGGTTCCTGGCGGTGGGCCATGCACAAAATTTTTGCGGATAACGGCATCAGCTATACCGAAAAAGGTATCATGACCGGCAACCATAGCGGCGGAGTGGCTGCGGGAACCTCCTACGGCGGCAGGGTTTTCCAGAATCTGCATTCCTCCGCGGCCAGCGCGCGCGCCTATGAAATAGCCGGCAGGGCGGACGGCAGCAGCTACGGGCGGTTTAACGGTTCCAACCTCAAGAACTGGCTGGGCCTGAGCACGGAAAAGACCAAGGGGGGAACCTACACGGGCCAGACCCTCACCGGGGCCAACACGCCGGATACGTTTTTCCTGCTGGCCGGGACCAACGACCTCCTTTCCGACAATAACAACAGTACGCTGCACCTGCGCCTGGACGGAGTGACCTACCTTCTGCTGAACGATATGGATTCCATGGTTTCCTCCATCCGCACTGCCAACAGCAAGGCGGACATTTTCGTGATGACCGTCCCCTGCTGGACGCAGCACGCCAACGGGAACATGGATGAAACGCACCAGGCCGTAGCCACGTACAACGAATCCCTGAAAGAATGGGGCGCCAAAAACGCCGCCAACGGAGTGAAGGTGATTGATATTAATGCAGGCATCATTGACGTGGCCAGCTCCAACCCCTTCTTCGGGGTGCATTCCATGTTCAACAATCCCACGGCGGACGGCCTGCATCCCAATGCCCAGGGAGACCTCCTGATGGCCGGCAACATGGCCAAGGGCATGGGCTACGCCGGGCGTTCCGCCGGACAGGCCAGGAAGGCCGCCCACGAGCTGGGCGTCAACTTCGGGCAGGCCCCGGCCATCACCCAGCAGACGCTGACGGCCAAAGGCTTTACCGCCAACAACGTCACCATCTCCAACAACACGATCAACTTCAACAAGTCCGGCAGCAGCACCCTCACCTACAACTGGGGCGCCTCCCAGGGACAGTCCGGGGGGTACACGGTAGATTTCACCCTGCGCCTGGGCAACGGCGCCACGGGCGGCTGGGACACCACGAACAATTTCTCCCTGAATCTGGGCAACGGAACACTGAACGTCAATGAGGCGTACATCCAGTGGGGAAGCACCATCCTGTACTCCAAGGACATGTCCGCCAATGCGGACGCCATCCGCGTGGCCTACGTGGCGGGAGACAATGCCAACGGCCTGGGCGCGGGCTACTACATCTGGCTGGGGGACGTCCTCATCGGTGAAGCGCAGACGGCGGCGGGAGCCAGCTCCTCCGGACTCACCTTCAGTTATTCCGGCACGCTGGACGCCATCCTCTCCAATCTGGCGCTGGACGGCTCCCTTTCCTACGCTCCCGCCACCGCCGGCATCACCGGCCCGGAAGCCCTCTACCTGGTAAACGGAGGAAAACCATCCCTCCTTAAACCGGGCATGATTGAATGGACCACGGATGCCGCCGCCACCGCCATAGCCACGGCCGGGGCCAACGCCACGTACAATGTCCGCAACGGCACCAGCTCCAACATTGCCGTCATCACGGGAACGGGAAGCACCAAATTCATTTACGCCAACAACGGAGCCTACGGCAGCGCGGACAGCCACCAGGACCTGTGGGTGACGCTGGGGGAAGGCATTAGCAGCAATAACGGCTGGATAGGCGGCCACACGTCGGGCGACCTGTACGGGGACATCCACCTGCGGCTGGCGGAAGGAGCCATCGGCAAATCCACGGTATTCGGCGTCGTCAACGGCGGTACCGTCCACGGGGACATTTACCTGGAATTCTCCTCCTCCACGGGAACCTATGACACCTCCTTCACCAACGGGGAGGCGGACCGCACCTCCGTGGCGGGAGCCTATGCCACCGCCGTGGACGGAGACATCACCCTGGTGTTCAATGACGGCGTGTTCTCCCACCGCATCTTCGGCGGCCTTTACACCGGGACCCAGGTCATCTCCGGCTCCACCTCCATTTACATCAATGGCGGGACGTTCATGAATGAAATTTATGCCGGGAACAAGACGCAGGGCACCATTTCCGGGGGAACCAGCCTGACCATTACCGGAACGGACGCCATCCTGGGGAAGGCGGACGGCGACACTTGGGCATGGACGCTCCTGTGCGGCGGCAACAAGGCCAGCGGCACCATCAACGGAGGCACCACCATCACCCTGAAGGATATTGCCGCCACCACCGGAGACGGGTCCGAACACAAGTTTGACAAATACGCCGGCACCATCGACGGCAAGGGGGGCGGAACGGTGAACGGGGAAAAGAAGCTCGTCTTCAACCACTACGCCGCCAGCTTCCTGGGAACGCTCCAGAACTTTGACAAGGTGCAGGTCACCGGAAATTCGGACCTGGCGCTGGACCTGGCCCTGGGCGATACGGTTACCTCCCTGGCCGTGGATGAAGGCTCCGCCCTACGGTTCAACCGGGACCAGGGGGCCACGCTGGACATCACCAACAACGGCACGATCCGCACCTCGCACAACCTGACCCTCAAATCCGCAGACACCGGAACCGGAACCTACCGGGTGGAGGGAGGAACGCTGGACCTGGCCGGGCAGGCCGTATCCGGCAGCATCTCCATCTCCGCCGGGGCGCTTGCCAACACGGCGGGACTGGGAGCCAAAAGCGTTTCCGTCTCCGGCATCACCGGAAACATCAACCTGGGGGGCCTGGACGGCAGCAAGCTGAACTCCATCAACATGGGAGCGGGCGCCGGAACCATCTCCGGACTGGCGGGCCATGCGGACCTGTCCGGTGCGGATACCCAGTTAAGGCTTTCCGCCGCCAACATGGGCGCGGACGGCGCGGGAGCCATTCTGTTCAACGACCCGTCCGGTTCCAGCCTGACGCTGGGGAATCTGACCCTGACGCTGACGGCGGATGCCGTGGCCCTGCTCACCGCTCCGGGGGATTACGCCTTCCACATCACCAACGGCACGCTGCATGCGGATACCAACCACATTACGCTGAGCGAATACAACGGCATGGCGTGGGACATCACCCGGACAGAAGGCGGCCAGGTGATTATCTCCTTCGGCCAGCTGGACGCCCTGATTATTGACAAAGGAGGCATCAAGACCATCACCTCCTCCGACACGCTGGGGGCAACGCCCAGCGTCACCAACAACGGAACGCTGAATATCAACCTGTCCGGGGCAACCGCACCGGAAGACAAGAAGACCACCCTCCGTTACCTGGCGGGAACGGAATCGGATGCCATGGTGAATACCGGGACGGACAGCAGCGTGGTTATCACGCTGCTGAATGAGACCTCCGCAGACCCGGACAAACCCGGCAATACCGCTTACGCAGGCTCCATTGAAGGGGCGGCACAACTTGTCAAGGACGGTGGCCAGAGGCTGACCATTGACGGCCGGGTCACCGCTGCCGCGCTGGACGTGCAGGCCGGGGAGCTGGTGCTGCAAAACCGGACGCAAAGCTCCATCATTTCCGGCGCGCTGAATGTGGAACAGGATGCCGCGCTGACCCTGAATTCCGCCTCCCTGGCCGCTACGGACCTGACGGGCTCCGGAACCGTCAACCTGAACGGGGGGGCCCTGCTCACCATCACCAGGGACACGCTTTCAGACCTGATGCTTAACGCTGCCATCACCGGCACGGGAACCTTGAAGCTGGATAACTGCAACCTGATTCTGGGCGCGGACAGCAACCTGGGAGAAGACGTACTGCTCCATCTGGGCGGCGGCAGCCTGCGCCTGCGGGACGGCTCCACGATTGCCCTGGAAGGGCTCCACCAGGACCGGGAGGGCGGCGCGCTCCACCTGGGGGCGGACGGCCATCTGGAACTGGCCTCCGGCGACGGCAAAACCTACTCCTTCAAGGGGGACATCACCGGCACAGGCTCCATCACCCACCGCGGGGAAGGCACGCAGATCATCCTCTCCTCCGGGAACGGCCATGTGGACGTCAGCCATACGCAGGCGGGAGGCCACCTGGTCCTGGGAGACAGCGGCCTGGCCGCTGGCGGCTCCATGGCCTACCGGGACATCTCCCTGGGCAGCAATACCCGTGACGCCGCCAATCCGGACGTCACGGCGGACCTTTCCCTGCTGAACGACACCACGGCCAATACGCTTTCCGTCGCCTCCAACGGCAAGCTGTACCTGGGCGGCAATCCCAACCAGAGGGCCGTGCAGCTGGTGCTGACCGGCAATAACGGCGGCGTGGCGGCGGACCTGGCTTCCGGCTCCACCCTGGATATTACCGTGAATACGGAAACGCTGGCCCGCACGGCGGACAACGCCTGGGCCTCCGTGAAGGCGGAAAACGGCTCCATCCGCATCACCGGGGCGGAACCGTCCATCAATGTCAACATTTACGGCCTCGGCACCGCCGGGGACTGGGCCATTCTGCCGGAATTCACCGTCAACGCCCTTTATGCGGAAAACGGCCTGGTCACGGCTGACGGGGATACCTGGACCGCGGACATGGTGAATCTGACTTATGCGGGCTTCGCCAACCTGGTTTACGGTATTGACAAGCTGGTCTCCGGCGACGGCAAGCTGTTCCAGGTCCACTTCACCAAACTGGGGGACAGCCCGCTGAAAGGCTACGCCTCCACGGACAACCAGAAAGCCGCGGCGGCCAGCCTGTGGGCCGTTACCTCCTCCCCGGAAAACATCACCCCGGCCATGCTGGAATTCCTGAACGCCGTGGGAACGGCCCAGGCCCTGGGAGACGCCGGCACCATCCAATCCGCCCTTTCCTCTTATGCGGGGAGCGGCGTGACCGCCCTGCACTCCGCCCAGAAGGGAGCCCTGAAGGACCAGGTGCTGCACCTGCGCAACCGTCTCACCCAGATGGGAGCCTCCACACAGTACATCAATGACGACCTGCCCCGCTTCAACGCCTGGATTGAAGGGGAAGGCGGCTACCGCAAGCGGGACGACCGCACGGACGAATCAGGCTACAAGCTCAACACCTGGGGCGGCACCTTCGGCTTTGACGTCACGTGCAGCGACAGCTTCGTGTGGGGCGCGGCCTTCTCCGCCAGCTACGGCGACCTGGACGCCTACATGGCGAACGGCGATCTGGACTCCTATTACGGCAACCTGTTCTTCCGCATTCAGTCCGGCCGCTGGGCCCACAACGTCATTCTCACCTACGGGTGGAATGATGCCTCCCTGGACCGCACGGCGGGCGTTCCCGGCGCCATGTACACCATGCACGGCAGCACCAGCGGCAGCAGCTACGGCGTGTTTTATGAAGGCACCTATGACCTGTACCTGAACGAAAACAAGACCTCCGTGTTCCAGCCCCTGGCAAACGCCTCCGTCTACAGGAGCCGCATGGACGGCTTTACGGAATCCGGCGGCCTGGGCATGAGCGTGGACGACATGGAATCCACCTACGGCACCGTGGGGCTGGGCGGCAGGCTGCGGGGGGAACTCTCCAGCAACCTGGCGGGCCGCGCCTGCATGGGCGAACTGCGGGCACAGGTGGTTCAGAACCTGGGCGACCGGAAGGCGGCGGCTGCGCTGACGCCCGTAGGCGCGCCGGGAGCGGGTTTCCGCGTGAACGGCTCCCGGGAAGAAGCCACCGGCTTACAAGTGGGCGCGGGGCTCACCATTCCGGTGGGTTACACAAGCTCCGTCTTTGCGGACGTTAATGCGGACTTCCGCAGCCGGGCCAGCAGCGTCAACGGCAGCATCGGCTACCGGATGACGTTCTGA